From Streptomyces sp. NBC_01551:
TCCGGATCGGCCCAGCAGTCGGGGAGCGGGCGGCTGACCCGTACGAGGAACCGGTCGGGCGCCTGTCCGTTCGCCGTCAGCGCCTGGACGTGCCGGCCCACCGCGGTCGCGAGGTCGACGGGCTGGCGGCGCACCTCCAGGCGCCCAGAGTCGATGCGGGAGATGTCCAGGAGCTCCGCGATCAGCCGGGTGACGCGGTTCGCGTCGGCGTCGACGGTCTCCAGCATCAGCCGCTTCTGGTCGTCGGTGAACCGCTCCCACTTGGCCAGCAGCGTCGCGGTGAAGCCCTTGACGGAGGTCAGCGGGGAGCGCAGCTCGTGCGCCACCGTCGCGATCAGCTCGGCGTGGCTGCGCTCGGTGCGGCGCCGGGCCTCGGTGCCCCGCAGGGTGACGACGAGGCGGCGCAGCGGCCCGGTGGGGTGGGTGCGTACGTAGCGGGCCGAGACCAGCACCTCGCGCCCGCCGGGGAGCAGCAGGTTCCGCTCGGGCTGGCCGCGCCGGGTGGCCAGCCCCCCGTACGGGTCGGTCAGCGTCCACCAGCGGCGGCCTTCGAGGTCCTCCAGCGGCAGCGCCCGGTCGATCAGCGCGCCGAGCGCGTCCCCCGCCTTCAGGGCGGTGATCCGGGCGGCGGCGGAGTTGAAGCAGATGACCCGCCCGGTGTGGTCGGCGATGACGAGCCCGTCGGGCAGGTCGTCCGGATCCATCCCGAGCCCGGCGAACTCGGCCGGGGCCGCATCGACGGCCGCTGGCGAGCTGTTCGTACCGACGGTCATGTCCCCGTACCCCACATCTCCGAGTACCGCAGTGGGCCCCCCGGGCCGCCACATTACTAGCTGGGGGTCACGGAGCGGCACCCTCCGGGAGCCCGCTGTGCACGCGCGGAGGCGTAGAGGCACACGGCGGCGGCCGTCGCGAGGTTCAGGCTCTCGGCCTTGCCGTGGATCGGGACCCGCACGACGGCGTCCGCGAGCGCCCGGGTCTCCTCCGGCAGACCCCACGCCTCGTTGCCGAAGACCCAGGCCGAGGGGGTGCCCATGGTGCCCGCGTCGAGCTCGGCGTCGAGGTCGTCCTCACCGGCCCCGTCGGCCGCGAGGATCCGTACGCCGGCGGCCCGAAGCCCCGCGACGGCCTGCTCGACGGGCACGCCGACCGCGACCGGGAGGTGGAAGAGGGAGCCCACGGAGGCCCGTACGGACTTCGGGTTGTACAGGTCCACCGAGGCGTCGGTCAGCACCACCGCGTCCGCGCCGGCGGCGTCCGCGCAGCGCAGCACCGTGCCCGCGTTGCCGGGGTCGCGGACGTGCGCGAGGACGGCGACCAGCTTGGGCCGGGCCGCCAGGATGTCCTCGAAGGGCGAGTCGAGGAAGTGGCAGACGCCGACCAGGCCCTGCGGGGTGACGGTCTGGGACACCTCGGCGAGCACCTCGTCGGAGGCGTAGTGGACGCGCGCCCCGGCGGCCAGCGCGGCCTCGACGATGTCGGCGTAGCGCTCGGCGGCCTCGGCGGTCGCGAACAGCTCGATCAGGGTCGCGCCCTCGGTCCCGCGGTGCTCCACGGCCTCGCGGACGGCCTGCGGGCCCTCGGCGATGAAGCGGCGCTCCTTGGTGCGGAAGTTGCGTCGCGCCAGGCGCCTGGCGGCGGCCACCCGGGGGGACCGGGGGGAGATCAGCTCGGCGGGGGCGGGGGTACCCATGGCGGTCGGCTCGCTTCCGTACGTACTGCGGGTGAAAACAGGTGGGTCGTCGACGACGGGTCCGCCGACAACGCACGGACCCGCAGGCACAGGGCCTGCGGGTCCGGGCTGAAGCCAGTGAGGCTTGCTGCGCGAAGCGGATCGCTTAGGCGGCAGCGGGGGCCTTCGGGGCGTTCACGTCGGCCGGAAGCGCCTTCTGCGCGACCTCGACGAGCGCGGCGAACGCGTTGGCGTCGTTGACGGCCAGCTCCGCGAGGATCTTGCGGTCCACCTCGATGTTGGCGGCCTTCAGACCCTGGATGAGGCGGTTGTACGTCATGCCGTTCTGGCGGGCAGCGGCGTTGATGCGCTGGATCCACAGCTGACGGAAGTCGCCCTTGCGCTTCTTGCGGTCGTTGAAGTTGTAGACCAGCGAGTGGGTGACCTGCTCCTTGGCCTTGCGGTACAGGCGCGAACGCTGACCGCGGTAGCCGGAGGCAGCCTCGAGGATCGCCCGGCGCTTCTTGTGGGCGTTTACTGCCCGCTTGACGCGTGCCACTTTTTACTCCTTGTAGCGGGGCCGTGGGTGTCTTCACACGGCCCGAAATTCGATGGGGTCCCGGTCATGGCGTCCCGCTCCCGGGAGGGAGCGGAGACGTCAGATGCCGAGAAGCTTCTTGATCTTCGCGGCGTCGCCCGGGGCCATCTCGGCGTTGCCGGTGAGGCGACGCGTCAGCTTGGACGACTTGTGCTCGAGCAGGTGGCGCTTACCGGCGCGCTCGCGCAGGATCTTGCCGGAGCCGGTCACCTTGAAGCGCTTCTTGGTACCGCTGTGCGTCTTGTTCTTCGGCATAGCGCCGTTATCTCCTCGTCGGTGGCGCTCCCGCCGGTCCGGTCCGTTGTGCGGACCGGGCTCGCGGGAGCGTCATGTTGTGTCGGTGACCCGGGACAGGCTGTCCCTGGATCAGGCCTCGGCAGACGCCTCGTGAGAGGTGGGTGCCTCGACGTCCTCGGCAACCTCGGCAGAGGCGGCAGCCTCGTCGGGGGCGGTCTCCGCCTCGACGGTGGCGTCCTCGGAAGGAGCCTCCTCGTCGGTGGCGGCAACACCCTGGCGCTCGGCCTTGCGGGCGGCCTGCGCCTCGCGGGCTTCGGCCATCGCCTCGGTCTT
This genomic window contains:
- a CDS encoding ATP-binding protein, giving the protein MTVGTNSSPAAVDAAPAEFAGLGMDPDDLPDGLVIADHTGRVICFNSAAARITALKAGDALGALIDRALPLEDLEGRRWWTLTDPYGGLATRRGQPERNLLLPGGREVLVSARYVRTHPTGPLRRLVVTLRGTEARRRTERSHAELIATVAHELRSPLTSVKGFTATLLAKWERFTDDQKRLMLETVDADANRVTRLIAELLDISRIDSGRLEVRRQPVDLATAVGRHVQALTANGQAPDRFLVRVSRPLPDCWADPDKIDQILGNLLENAVRHGDGTVTIDVTPHEKGTAVTVTDEGPGIPEESMGRVFTRFWRGSKRGGTGLGLYIVKGIVEAHGGTITVGRGHSGGAEFRFILPVAAPAYLTQ
- a CDS encoding RNA methyltransferase; amino-acid sequence: MGTPAPAELISPRSPRVAAARRLARRNFRTKERRFIAEGPQAVREAVEHRGTEGATLIELFATAEAAERYADIVEAALAAGARVHYASDEVLAEVSQTVTPQGLVGVCHFLDSPFEDILAARPKLVAVLAHVRDPGNAGTVLRCADAAGADAVVLTDASVDLYNPKSVRASVGSLFHLPVAVGVPVEQAVAGLRAAGVRILAADGAGEDDLDAELDAGTMGTPSAWVFGNEAWGLPEETRALADAVVRVPIHGKAESLNLATAAAVCLYASARAQRAPGGCRSVTPS
- the rplT gene encoding 50S ribosomal protein L20 yields the protein MARVKRAVNAHKKRRAILEAASGYRGQRSRLYRKAKEQVTHSLVYNFNDRKKRKGDFRQLWIQRINAAARQNGMTYNRLIQGLKAANIEVDRKILAELAVNDANAFAALVEVAQKALPADVNAPKAPAAA
- the rpmI gene encoding 50S ribosomal protein L35, producing MPKNKTHSGTKKRFKVTGSGKILRERAGKRHLLEHKSSKLTRRLTGNAEMAPGDAAKIKKLLGI